GGACATGGGGGAGGGGTTGCATTGAACGAGGAACTGCTGACCGTGCCGGAAGTGCTCGCCGAACTGCGGGTGTCGCGCTCGACCTGGTTCTACTGGCGGCAGACCGGCAAGGGGCCACGGGTGATCAAGCTCCCGAACGGGCAGCTTCGGGTCCGCCGGTCCGCGCTCGGGCGGTGGCTCGGTGAGCTGGAGCAGGACGCGGCATGAAGAATAGCTACGAGGTCCAGATCTGGGAGATCGGCAAGCGTGCGGACCGGAAGGCTCGACCGTGGCGGGTCCGCTGGGCGGTCGCCGGCCAGCGCTTCGAGGAGATGTTCCGTACCAAGGCCCTGGCGCACTCGTTCCGCGCCGAGCTGGTCCAGGCCGCCAACGCGGGAGAGCCCTTCGACCCGGCCACCGGCCGCCCGGTCTCCGAGGCCAGAACCAAGAACCTCACCACCTGGTACGCGCACAGCCGCGCGTACGTCGAGATGAAGTGGCCCCGGGCGGCGGCCAAGACCCGGCGGTCGATCGTCGAGGCGCTGACCTCCATCACGGTGACCCTGACCCGCCCGGCCAAGCGGGGCCGGCCGGCTGACGCGCTGCTTCGTGAAGCGCTCTACCTCTACGGCCTCAACCCGCGCCGCTGGTCCGACGAATTCCCCCCGGAGCACGCGGCGGCGCTGGCCTGGCTGGAAACCGCGTCCCTGCCGGTCGTCGAACTGGACTCGCCCGCGATGGTCCGCGGGTCCTCGACAGCCTCTGCGTACGCCTCGACGGCAGGCCTGCGGCTGCCTCAACGGTCCAGCGGAAGCGGGCCACCTTCTACAACGTGCTCGGCTACGCCGTCGAGCTGGAGCTGATC
This genomic stretch from Micromonospora krabiensis harbors:
- a CDS encoding helix-turn-helix transcriptional regulator, producing the protein MNEELLTVPEVLAELRVSRSTWFYWRQTGKGPRVIKLPNGQLRVRRSALGRWLGELEQDAA